A window of the Helianthus annuus cultivar XRQ/B chromosome 4, HanXRQr2.0-SUNRISE, whole genome shotgun sequence genome harbors these coding sequences:
- the LOC110935053 gene encoding trans-resveratrol di-O-methyltransferase — MDFNQSQGEANELFEAQAHIYKHVLNYATSMSLGCALELGIPDIVHNHGKPIIIQELVSKLNLHIDKTPHLHRLMRLLIHSNFFSITKLPDQDDEGYALTAASKLLLNNTCENQQNLLPFASLALDPVNMTPWQFLGKWFKGNKSTVFETAHGIPFWEFANKNPRYNRLFNDAMASDSQMMSLVVKDCGEIFEGVESLVDVGGGTGLIAKILLEAFPRMTCTVLDLPHVVVGLTETRNLKYVGGDMFSFIPSADAIFFKNVLHDWSDDKVLKILKRCRVAIRFAGDKGKVIIIDIVVDAKHDRHEITETKMVFDVLMMVLVAGRERTKVECEKLFLEAGFSRYKITPNFGLRSLIEVFP, encoded by the exons ATGGACTTCAACCAAAGCCAAGGAGAAGCAAATGAACTGTTTGAAGCTCAAGCTCATATATATAAACATGTCCTCAACTATGCCACCTCTATGTCGCTTGGTTGTGCACTTGAACTCGGCATACCCGACATCGTTCATAATCATGGAAAACCGATCATCATTCAAGAACTTGTTTCAAAGCTCAATCTCCACATTGACAAAACCCCTCATTTGCATCGCTTAATGCGGCTGCTAATCCACTCCAACTTCTTTTCCATTACCAAACTTCCTGATCAAGATGACGAAGGGTATGCTCTCACGGCTGCATCAAAGTTACTGCTCAACAACACTTGTGAAAACCAACAAAACTTATTACCTTTTGCTAGTTTGGCCTTAGATCCTGTTAATATGACTCCTTGGCAGTTCTTGGGGAAGTGGTTTAAGGGAAACAAATCAACTGTTTTCGAGACTGCTCATGGGATTCCTTTTTGGGAATTTGCTAACAAGAACCCTAGATATAACAGGTTGTTTAATGATGCAATGGCAAGTGACTCTCAAATGATGAGTTTGGTTGTCAAAGATTGTGGGGAGATATTTGAAGGTGTGGAGTCATTAGTTGATGTTGGAGGTGGAACCGGACTCATCGCTAAGATTCTCCTTGAAGCTTTTCCACGCATGACTTGCACTGTTTTAGACCTCCCACACGTTGTTGTTGGCTTGACCGAAACTAGGAATCTCAAATATGTTGGAGGTGATATGTTTAGCTTCATCCCATCTGCTGATGCCATCTTCTTTAAG AATGTTTTGCATGACTGGAGTGATGACAAGGTGTTGAAGATACTGAAACGGTGTAGGGTGGCTATTCGATTTGCAGGTGATAAAGGAAAAGTGATCATCATAGATATTGTGGTAGACGCTAAACATGACCGACATGAGATAACAGAAACTAAGATGGTTTTTGACGTCTTGATGATGGTTTTGGTTGCAGGAAGAGAAAGAACCAAGGTTGAGTGCGAGAAATTGTTCTTAGAAGCTGGATTTAGTCGATATAAAATAACTCCCAACTTTGGCTTAAGGTCCCTCATTGAAGTTTTTCCTTAG